In Corvus moneduloides isolate bCorMon1 chromosome 12, bCorMon1.pri, whole genome shotgun sequence, the following proteins share a genomic window:
- the PPP1R3E gene encoding protein phosphatase 1 regulatory subunit 3E: MDKAGSLHSSVPAPPPRLYLPRNFSCSACLYGSLAEQCRAGCSPDGDAAPTPVVREAAGEKPPPSRGREPTLPAVPPSPTQRRRAKSLPTPGDRSLRPALQQSPSRRKTVRFADSLGLELTSVHLFCEADLPRVPLPAPPTPRPADLLKTRKPPALGDLEPVLFGPPPPLLEPLFPPHPGASPGFAERVRQHKVRLEWVRAEPVGLRGAVRVLNLAYEKVVSVRYTLNGWASCAEAAATYQPPGPADGITDRFAFLLPLGAAAAETTLEFAVRYRVAGAEYWDNNEGKNYRLRGRQRVPPADGPPQDPDNSAWIHFI; this comes from the coding sequence ATGGATAAAGCGGGCTCGCTGCACAGCTCGgtgcccgcgccgccgccccggctCTACCTGCCGCGCAACTTCAGCTGCAGCGCCTGCCTCTATGGCAGCCTGGCCGAGCAGTGCAGGGCGGGCTGCAGCCCCGACGGCGACGCCGCGCCCACGCCCGTGGTTCGGGAGGCGGCGGGCGAGAAGCCGCCGCCGAGCCGCGGCCGGGAGCCCACGCTGCCCGccgtgccccccagccccacgcaGCGCCGCCGCGCCAAATCGCTGCCAACGCCCGGCGACCGCAGCCTGCGCCCCGCGCTGCAGCAGAGCCCGTCGCGCCGCAAGACCGTGCGGTTCGCCGACTcgctggggctggagctcacCTCCGTGCACCTCTTCTGCGAGGCCGACCTGCCGCGGGTGCCGCTGCCCGCGCCGCCGACGCCGCGCCCCGCCGACCTCCTCAAGACCAGGAAGCCGCCGGCGCTGGGGGACCTGGAGCCGGTGCTGTtcgggccgccgccgccgctgctggAGCCGCTGTTCCCGCCGCATCCCGGCGCCAGTCCCGGCTTCGCGGAGCGGGTGCGGCAGCACAAGGTGAGGCTGGAGTGGGTGCGGGCAGAGCCGGtggggctgcgcggggccgtGCGCGTCCTCAACCTCGCCTACGAGAAGGTCGTGTCGGTGCGCTACACGCTCAATGGCTGGGCCAGCTGCGCCGAGGCTGCCGCCACGTACCAGCCGCCCGGGCCGGCCGACGGCATCACCGACCGCTTCgccttcctgctgcccctgggtgccgccgccgccgagaCCACGCTGGAGTTCGCCGTCCGCTACCGCGTCGCCGGCGCCGAGTACTGGGACAACAACGAGGGCAAGAACTACCGGCTGCGGGGCCGGCAGCGCGTCCCGCCCGCCGACGGGCCCCCGCAGGACCCCGACAACTCCGCCTGGATCCACTTCATCTGA